ATGAATATCAATACGATCGAGCAGTGGACCTGATATTTTGTTGAGGTATTTTTGAACTACCCCCGGAGCACAAACACATTGTTTGTCGGGATGATTGTAGAACCCGCAGGGACATGGGTTCATGGCTGCCACCAGCATAAAACTGGCCGGGTACTCAACTGTTAATCTGGCACGCGAAACTGTAATCAGGCGATCTTCAAGTGGTTGGCGCAACACTTCCAGCACGGTGCGTTTAAATTCGGGTAACTCGTCGAGGAACAAAACGCCATTGTGTGCAAGCGAGATTTCGCCCGGCTGAGGGTTTGAGCCTCCTCCTACCAATGCGACATCGGAAATGGTATGGTGGGGACTTCTGAAGGGCCTGACTGAAATTAGCGAGGTGTGGCGATTCATTTTACCGGCTACCGAGTGAATTTTGGTGGTTTCAAGGGCTTCGTGAAGGTTAAGTGGCGGTAAAATAGATGGCAATCGCTTGGCGAGCATAGTTTTTCCAGAACCCGGAGGGCCAATCAGAATGGCATTATGTCCGCCGGCTGCTGCAATTTCAAGGGCGCGCTTGATATTTTCCTGGCCTTTCACATCTGAAAAATCAAACTCATATTCATTCAGCTGTGCATAAAACTCTTCGCGCGTATTTACAATCTCCCTGTCCAGCTCTGATTCGCCTTTGAAAAAGTGAATAACATCAATGATGTTTTCAACGCCATAAACTTCAAGATCGTTAACTATGGCTGCCTCGCGGGCGTTTTGTTTGGGCAAAATAAACCCCTTGAACCCCTGTTTGCGTGCTTCAATGGCAATGGGTAATGCCCCTTTAATAGGTTGCAATCCGCCATCAAGCGAAAGCTCACCCATAATGATGTAATCGCCTATGCAATCAGCAGGAATTTGCTCTGAAGCAGCAAGAATGCCCAGGGCGATTGTAAGATCATAGGATGATCCTTCTTTGCGGATATCAGCGGGAGCCATATTGATGACAATTTTTTTTCCGGGAATCCGGTATCCGATATTTCTTAGCGCAGCTTCTATCCGCTGATGACTTTCTTTAACGGCACTGTCGGGCAATCCAACCATAAAAAATTGAATGCCATTTTCCATATTTACTTCTACAGTTATCGTTATAGCATTAATGCCCATGATGGCGCTACCGTATGTCTTTACTAGCATAGTGTGATATATATGCAGCTAATTTACTCTATTTTCTTTTTAATCGGGCAAACTAACCGGCCTGTTTTACCGGTTTTTTTTGATATGCATTTATGTGAATTTCTGTTTGATGTTGTATTGGCTGGTCATTTGCCGGGTCCGATCATAGTGTTTTATTAGGTGTTTTTTGTCTGATTTTAATGGATTTTCCTGGAAGGCCATATTTATAAAGGATTTTAAACGTTGGCAGAACAAACGGGATGCAAGGACTTAATGACTTTGTTTTTTAACATCTGTGCATTCATATTCAATAACCGGCTGCGAAAGTTATAAACAGAGGGTAAGTAACGGCTTGTTTTATTCTATTATTCTCTGCAAAGTAAATACTTTTGGTGCCTGAACACAGAATAAGCAAATTGTGTTGAACATTTTCATCTGCTACAGGTTTTTACTGAAACTAACGAAGATAATTGTGGAGAACGATAAACCCAACCCCGAAGACAAATCACCCTGTAAAAAAGTATGCCGCCTTGATGAAGATGGCATGTGTGTTGGCTGTTACCGAATGTTGGACGAAATTGCCAACTGGTCAATCATGTCAAGTCAGGAACGCATGGATGTGATACGTAAATCGCACCTGAGAATGCAACTCAGAGGCATGAAACTCTGATTATTTTCTGCGTGGTTTATATCCCGATTTGGCTAATATTTCCTGTGAATTTGTGTTTTTTAGCAAAGTGGTAAGCGAGGTGCCGGTTTTATCGGCATACCGGCTTACTATCTGCCAGCCCAGCCATGTTCCTGTGCGAGCCGGCGATTCTTGAGAGAAAGCTGAGGTAAATGGCCCGTCGGTCATAAACATACTCATTGATTCCGCATTGGTTGAGTAAAGCAACTCATTTTCAATTAAAAAGCTCCATAAGTTACTTTCGTTTTCTTCGCACCATTTTAACTGAGCGGGTGTAAATCCGATTTTAAATTCTTTGGCCTCTTCGGGCAAAAGTACATCACAGAAATACAGTATTTTGCCTTCTTCAATCATCGCGTCGAGCAATGTCTGGCTTTTTGATTTCTCCATTAATGGATAACAAAGCTCTTTTACGCAATCGGGTAAAATGTGATCGCGGGTCAGTCGTTGCGAAACATACACAGGAATGCCCATCGTTTGGTAATCTTTATAGCCACTGCCCAGGTAAATATCCAAAGATATTATCATTGCTGAGTCGGCATATTTGATTGGATATTGAAAGTCGAACCCACTCACGTATGTATAAACTTTTGGTATAACTGCATTGGGAATTTCCTTGCTGTAAATTTTAAAAGCTTTGGATAATCCTTCACTCAGCCAGTCCAGGTCAGGGTATTGTTTCATGCAATCCTGATAGGTACGGCTGTTTTGCGGATCGTTTACAAAAGCCCTCAACTGCTCAATGGCTTCAGGCGATTGGTAATTATTGCCAAGGAAGACCCGAAATTCAGGAGCTATTTTATTCAGATCTGCTGCAAAGTTTTTTTGATCTAACGAAAATAAAGCAACTTCATAACGATGAATAGATGGCGCCGTAAGCTCTGATGGTGAAGCTGTATCAATTGAACTGCCGGGCTTTTTATTCCCTGTTTGCCGGCAAGAGGCCAATATTAGAAGAGAAAATACAAACAGCAGACGGAGTTTTTGCATAGTGGTAAAAGGCTTGGTTTTTATTTTAATCAGATAGTTGGTTGTTTAAGGTGACCTGATGTTACAGCGTAATTATCCGGCAATGTTTTGAAGTTTATTGACATGGGAGTTTGGAATATTCCTCCAAATCTTTTGCAAAAAAACAAAAAACCCCCGACAATTACTGGCCAGGGGTGAATAACGTAAAATGGCAGTCTAAAGTATTTTCCAGCCCAGACTAACTGTAAACATATTGTTTTTCAGGTCGAATCCGTCAAGTTTTGAGAAATCATTCAGCCCTATTTCATACCTTACATCAAGCGTGAGAAAGAGCAAATCTGCACCTGCGCCAAACTGAAGTCCGAAATTGGCATTTCGGATATCATCGCTGGTAAGCGTATTTTCCCAGTTATTGGCAGTAATGGTTTTATTGATTACCATAGATGCAACAGGCCCGGCCATCACCCTTACATTGGCTGCTTTCAGGTCAATAACCTTAGCTCCCAGCAACAGAGGGATATCAATGGTGTTAATTTTAATGGAATTTGTACTTGCCGAATTTTCATCATAAGTCAGCATCCCTTTTCTGCTCATAATGTTTAATTCAGGCTGCAGGTATACTTTTTTACCAAGTCGGGCAAATACACCAAAATGAAAAGTGCTTTTCATTTCTTCATTTATCTGCTCTTTATCTGTTGTGAATTTCGAAAAAGAAGCGCCGATTTTAGGACCTACTGAGAATCCGGGGATTTGTGAAAAAGCTACACTGCTGATGATTAAGGCAGCAGTGATTAAAATGAGTTTTTTCATAAGGTTTCTGTTTTGTGTAAGCAAATATAGTAAAGAATTGTATTCTTTTTTACATTCATCAGATGGCAACTGAATGGGTTCATGTTTTTTGTAATTTCGCATTGAATTCAGGGTTTCCGGTTGGCGCTGTCATCTGCATTAACTTACTGGTTTAGATTGGCTTTTCAACGAAAATCATAACTGATGATAGTGCTTCAGATGTGAATATTTTTAAATTCCTTGAAAGCCTCTGTCTGTTAATTATTGATTTTACAAATTCAAATAAAATGAAGCATATAAACTCATTGAGTGTAGTATTTATTGTAGTACTGATGCTATTTTCTCTGCAATCTGCTGCACAATATAAAAGTGTTTCGTTAGGGATTAAGGTGGCGCCGTCGCTGGGCTGGCTGAAAACCGATCAGGATGGTTACCGTTCTGACGGAGTAGTTCCGGGTATTGCATGGGGTTTGGTGGCAGAATTTTACTTTGCCGAAAACTATGCCTTTGGAACAGGCTTTAATTTTAATTTTCAAAATGGAAAACTTAGTTATCCTGATGAACAAGGTTTGTCAGGTGCCGGGGTTTTATCACGAAAGTACCGGTTTAAATACCTTGAGATACCGGCTGTTATTAAAATGCGCACCAACGAGATAAAAGGATTCCGGTTTTTCGGGCAGGTTGGTATGGGCTTTGGGGTGCGGCTTAATTCAAAGGCTAAAGATGTATTTGAAGTGAATGGCAGCCCTGATCAAACGGTTGATTTCAGATTGATTGATTCGCAAACCAACCTTTTTAAAGCTTCTATGATTGTTGGTGCCGGTGTTGAGTATCCGTTTGACAACAGTTCAGCCATCGTGGCCGGAATTAATTTCAACAATGGTTTTAGTGATGTACTCAAAGGAAAAAATGCCGTTTTCCCTGAACGCGAACATCATGGAGTGCCCAATTTTGTCGAAATCAGTTTGGCTGTTATGTTCTAATTCGTGAATCTAAATTACTTTTTTTGAAATTATTCATCCCACATGAAAATAGCCCTCGCACAGCTTAATTACCTTATTGGCGATTTTAAAGGCAATGCTTCTAAAATTGCAGATTCAATCAAAAAAGCAAAGGATGATGGTGCTGAACTTGTCGTTTTTGCCGAATTGGCCCTGACTGGTTACCCTCCGCGCGATTTTCTTGAATTTGATGACTTTATTCAGCAGTCGGAATTATTTATGAAGGAAATTGCGGCTGAATGCGTTGGAATTGCCGCTATCGTTGGTGCTCCGTCGCGCAATTTAACCGGCAGAGGCAAGCCGTTGTTCAATTCAGCGTGGATTCTTTATGATGGCGAAGTAAAGCATATGGTTCACAAAAGTCTTTTGCCCAATTATGATGTTTTTGATGAATACAGGTATTTTGAGTCAGGCAATGAATATGAGGTTATTCATTTAAACGGGAAAAAACTGGCAATTACCATTTGTGAGGATATCTGGAATGTGGGTGATATTCCGTTGTACAGGCAATTTCCACTTGATCAGCTGGCTGTGCAGTGTCCTGATTTTATTATCAATATTGCCGCATCGCCTTTTCATTACCATCAGGCGCTGATGCGCGGCGAAGTGCTTCGCGAAAATGCTGCAAAATACAAATTGCCCATTGTTTATGTAAATCATGTAGGTGCACAAACTGAACTGATTTTTGATGGAGGCTCTGTGGTATGTGATGCTGGTGGAAATATCCGCACATCGTTGCCACTTTTCAGTGAAGCTATTGCGCTGGTGGAGTTGAACGAAACCTTTTACAATACGCAACCTGCACCTCAGGCAGTGATTCCTGAGACAATTTCAGATATTGGGCTGGTGCACGATGCCCTGGTAACAGGTATTCGTGATTACTTTGGCAAAATGGGATTTACAAAAGCGATTCTTGGGTTATCAGGTGGTATTGATTCAGCTGTAACAATGGCTTTGGCTGCTGAGGCTCTTGGTGCCGCCCAGGTAAGGGGAATTTTGCTGCCTTCTGAATTTTCTTCCGATCATTCCATTCAGGATGCCCGGCAACTTGCGTTGAACCTAGGATGCCCGGCAGATCTGATATCTATTGAAGAAGCTTATAAGGCATTTCAAAACAGTCTTCAGCCATTCTTTGCCGGATTGCCTTTTAGTCTTGCTGAAGAAAATCTACAAGCACGAACCAGGGCCGTTTTACTCATGGCCATGTCAAATAAATTCGGTTATATTCTGTTGAATACCAGTAATAAGAGCGAGGCAGCGGTGGGCTACGGTACGCTTTATGGCGATATGTGCGGCGGACTTTCTGTTTTGGGGGATGTTTATAAGACAGATGTTTACAGGCTGGCCCGATACATCAACAGAGACAAGGAAATCATTCCGGAAAGTTCAATCAGCAAGCCTCCTTCAGCAGAATTAAGGCCTGATCAAAAAGACAGTGACTCCCTGCCTGAATATGAGTTGCTTGATCGTTTATTGTATCAGTATATTGAAAAACGCAAAGGCCCTCGCGAACTGGAAGCCATGGGATTTGAAAAAAATCTGGTAAGCCGGGTGCTTCGCATGATCAATATGAATGAATGGAAACGCTATCAGACACCGCCCATCCTTCGCATTTCGCCCAAAGCTTTTGGAATGGGCCGCCGAATGCCAATAGTTGGAAAGTACCTCAGTTGATGCCACAATTGATGTTGCCTGTAATTGCAGCTGCAGGTGTTTTTTTGCCTGATTACTCATATTTAAGGTTTTCAACCGGATTTAATGCAATGATTCGGCGCGACTGAATCCATACAGTAATGAAGGAAATAATCAGAACCATGATTGCCGGTGTGAAATATATCCACCACGGTATAGGTAGTTGCGTGGCAAATCCGGCAAGCCATTCATCAAATTTGATGTAAAAAACAGGCAGTGCTATTGCTGATGCAAGAACCCAAAGTAAAATATAATCTTTAAAGAGCAGCCAGAACAACCAATTGTCGGAAGCGCCCAGCACTTTGCGAATTCCTATTTCTTTCTTGCGTTGCTCAGCGGTATATGCCGAAAGTCCTATCAGTCCAAGAATGGTGATGAAAACCACCAGCGTTGAAAAAACCGTAAATACCAAAGTGTATCTTTTTTCCTGTTCAAACTGTAAATAGTAGTAGTCTTTGAGAAATGAAGCATTGAATGGGTTATTTGGAAAAATTTTGCTGTAGATATTCTCAATAACTTTTATCATTTGTTTGGTGTCTGATTTCCCTGTGTTTATGGAGAATTTTCCCTGAAACCTTTGAGGATATCTGAAAATTTGCGGTTCAATAGATTCTTTGGGCGAGCGTTGAAGAAAATCGATAACGACTCCTGAGATCATCCAGGGTTTTTGTTCCATCATAATTTTTTTTCCGACCGCGTCCTGAGGTTTGGCGTACCCCAGATTGGCTGCTGCGTTGGCATTGATAACCACCCGCTGACGGTCAATGGCTGCATTCCCTGTAAAGCCTTCTCCGGCAATGAACCTGATTTTATAAGTGTCAAAGAAAGCTTGTCCGGTTTCAGTAATCCGATAATTCTTAGCATCATTTTCACTTTGTCCTACCCTGTAAATTCCTCCCCTGTTGAACATATTAGCCTGCCCGGGAACAACAGATGAAAAGGCACAACCGTGTGTTCCGCTTAAGGCATTGATTTCATCGGTAAAACTTTTAAATCTGTTTAAAAGAGTTGAATCTCCTACAACAGGCGCTTTCACTACCAGTATATTGTCAAGACAAAAGCCTGTGTCCTGTTTGGTGATATATCTGAACTGAAGGTAGACTCCCATGGTTGCTGCAATGATTGCAATTCCAATGGCAAATTGTAAGGTAAGCAGCCCTTTTTTCATAAACCGGCCACTCTTTTGCCTGGCTTGCCCGGCTTTAAGCAATTGAATCACCTTGGCCGAATAAATACCTGAAACTGAATAAATACCTGCTGAAAATGTTCCGGCTAAAAATGCAAGTGCTATGGTTAAATAGAACCAGTATGAATGAATTACCTGAGAAGAAGGCGGGAGTCCGGTAAGCTGACTGAATGACGGGTAAATTATTTCGAAAATGCCTACGGCAATGATAACGGCAGCCAGATTGATAAATGCTGACCAAATCAATAATTGAAAAAGCAATTGGAACCTGCTTGCTCCGTTAACTTTTCTGATAGCCATTTCGCGTTGTTTGCGAAGTGAAGCTATGGTGGAAAGGTTAAAAAAATTGACCCATGCAATCACCAGAATAAACCATCCTACAATTCCCAGAAGATTGACAGCGCTTTTGTCGCCATTGGCTTCAAGTTCATGCATATAATGTGATGTAAGGTGAATGTCGCGCAATGGCTGAAGCCTGAATGACATTCCCATCTTGTATTTGGCCAAATCGCTGCCCAGTTCACGTTCAATAAATGCTTCAATTCCCCGGTTGATTTTCTCTGGGTCGGTTCCGGGGGCTAACTTGACATAGGTGTAAAATCCGCTGTTAAACCAGCCGTTTGAAAACAATTCAGGGTCGCGCTGCATCCAGGCTGCCAAAGCAACAAAAATGTCTGCTTTCATATGCATGTTGGGGGGGAGATCTTTGAAAACAGCTGTTACTTTCAGGTTTTGCTGTTTGTTGTAGCTGAGCGTTTTTCCTAAAGGGTCGTTGGTGCCAAAGTATTTTTTTGCAGTTGATTCGGAAATGGCCACAGATGTGGGCTCGTCGAGGCAATGGGCCGCTTGCCCCCTGATAACTTTAATTCCCAGCAGATTGAAAATACCCGACTCAGCTCTGAATACTTTTTGCTCCTCAAAATAGTGCTCATCCTTAAAAAAAATGCCTTCAGTTTTGTACGCTCTGGCAAAAGCCTGTACTTCTGGAAAATTAGTTTTAATGGCCGGCCCAATTGTAGGAGAAGCACTTGCAAATTCAACCCGGTCTTCGTTTTCGCTCCAACGTGAATATTGCACCCTGTAGGTG
This region of Lentimicrobiaceae bacterium genomic DNA includes:
- a CDS encoding NAD+ synthase, with protein sequence MKIALAQLNYLIGDFKGNASKIADSIKKAKDDGAELVVFAELALTGYPPRDFLEFDDFIQQSELFMKEIAAECVGIAAIVGAPSRNLTGRGKPLFNSAWILYDGEVKHMVHKSLLPNYDVFDEYRYFESGNEYEVIHLNGKKLAITICEDIWNVGDIPLYRQFPLDQLAVQCPDFIINIAASPFHYHQALMRGEVLRENAAKYKLPIVYVNHVGAQTELIFDGGSVVCDAGGNIRTSLPLFSEAIALVELNETFYNTQPAPQAVIPETISDIGLVHDALVTGIRDYFGKMGFTKAILGLSGGIDSAVTMALAAEALGAAQVRGILLPSEFSSDHSIQDARQLALNLGCPADLISIEEAYKAFQNSLQPFFAGLPFSLAEENLQARTRAVLLMAMSNKFGYILLNTSNKSEAAVGYGTLYGDMCGGLSVLGDVYKTDVYRLARYINRDKEIIPESSISKPPSAELRPDQKDSDSLPEYELLDRLLYQYIEKRKGPRELEAMGFEKNLVSRVLRMINMNEWKRYQTPPILRISPKAFGMGRRMPIVGKYLS
- a CDS encoding PorT family protein, producing MKKLILITAALIISSVAFSQIPGFSVGPKIGASFSKFTTDKEQINEEMKSTFHFGVFARLGKKVYLQPELNIMSRKGMLTYDENSASTNSIKINTIDIPLLLGAKVIDLKAANVRVMAGPVASMVINKTITANNWENTLTSDDIRNANFGLQFGAGADLLFLTLDVRYEIGLNDFSKLDGFDLKNNMFTVSLGWKIL
- a CDS encoding YifB family Mg chelatase-like AAA ATPase, with translation MLVKTYGSAIMGINAITITVEVNMENGIQFFMVGLPDSAVKESHQRIEAALRNIGYRIPGKKIVINMAPADIRKEGSSYDLTIALGILAASEQIPADCIGDYIIMGELSLDGGLQPIKGALPIAIEARKQGFKGFILPKQNAREAAIVNDLEVYGVENIIDVIHFFKGESELDREIVNTREEFYAQLNEYEFDFSDVKGQENIKRALEIAAAGGHNAILIGPPGSGKTMLAKRLPSILPPLNLHEALETTKIHSVAGKMNRHTSLISVRPFRSPHHTISDVALVGGGSNPQPGEISLAHNGVLFLDELPEFKRTVLEVLRQPLEDRLITVSRARLTVEYPASFMLVAAMNPCPCGFYNHPDKQCVCAPGVVQKYLNKISGPLLDRIDIHVEVVPVPFRELADVRISEKSAPIRERVVKARLIQEERYKNNKGIHSNAQITSKMLQSICKIDEAGHTLLKNAMEKLNLSARAYDRILKVARTIADLDSSQEIRPDHLAEAIHYRSLDRETWGG
- a CDS encoding ABC transporter permease, with translation MLSNYLRIVFRDLRRNPGFYFINISGLAIGLAACLMISSYVRFHRSFDKQPEAYADTYRVQYSRWSENEDRVEFASASPTIGPAIKTNFPEVQAFARAYKTEGIFFKDEHYFEEQKVFRAESGIFNLLGIKVIRGQAAHCLDEPTSVAISESTAKKYFGTNDPLGKTLSYNKQQNLKVTAVFKDLPPNMHMKADIFVALAAWMQRDPELFSNGWFNSGFYTYVKLAPGTDPEKINRGIEAFIERELGSDLAKYKMGMSFRLQPLRDIHLTSHYMHELEANGDKSAVNLLGIVGWFILVIAWVNFFNLSTIASLRKQREMAIRKVNGASRFQLLFQLLIWSAFINLAAVIIAVGIFEIIYPSFSQLTGLPPSSQVIHSYWFYLTIALAFLAGTFSAGIYSVSGIYSAKVIQLLKAGQARQKSGRFMKKGLLTLQFAIGIAIIAATMGVYLQFRYITKQDTGFCLDNILVVKAPVVGDSTLLNRFKSFTDEINALSGTHGCAFSSVVPGQANMFNRGGIYRVGQSENDAKNYRITETGQAFFDTYKIRFIAGEGFTGNAAIDRQRVVINANAAANLGYAKPQDAVGKKIMMEQKPWMISGVVIDFLQRSPKESIEPQIFRYPQRFQGKFSINTGKSDTKQMIKVIENIYSKIFPNNPFNASFLKDYYYLQFEQEKRYTLVFTVFSTLVVFITILGLIGLSAYTAEQRKKEIGIRKVLGASDNWLFWLLFKDYILLWVLASAIALPVFYIKFDEWLAGFATQLPIPWWIYFTPAIMVLIISFITVWIQSRRIIALNPVENLKYE
- a CDS encoding PorT family protein translates to MKHINSLSVVFIVVLMLFSLQSAAQYKSVSLGIKVAPSLGWLKTDQDGYRSDGVVPGIAWGLVAEFYFAENYAFGTGFNFNFQNGKLSYPDEQGLSGAGVLSRKYRFKYLEIPAVIKMRTNEIKGFRFFGQVGMGFGVRLNSKAKDVFEVNGSPDQTVDFRLIDSQTNLFKASMIVGAGVEYPFDNSSAIVAGINFNNGFSDVLKGKNAVFPEREHHGVPNFVEISLAVMF
- a CDS encoding DUF1289 domain-containing protein — encoded protein: MENDKPNPEDKSPCKKVCRLDEDGMCVGCYRMLDEIANWSIMSSQERMDVIRKSHLRMQLRGMKL